A window from Neobacillus sp. PS3-40 encodes these proteins:
- a CDS encoding DUF2759 domain-containing protein: MGLVIIFALIVILAAFSTFRSLKSKNFLATFWSAATFLVFGWFVVMTLLHNGIPTGTH; encoded by the coding sequence ATGGGACTAGTCATTATTTTTGCATTAATAGTAATTCTTGCAGCGTTCAGTACTTTTCGTTCACTTAAGAGTAAAAATTTCTTAGCCACGTTTTGGAGTGCGGCTACTTTTCTAGTTTTCGGTTGGTTTGTTGTCATGACTTTATTGCATAATGGAATTCCTACAGGCACACACTAA
- a CDS encoding MTH1187 family thiamine-binding protein → MAIVDVTVIPLGTESPSVSKFVASVQKVLRKYESEGKIRFQLTPMNTIIEGELPMLFEVIQAMHEVPFNEGIQRVATTIRIDDRRDIANRKMEEKVERVLDLLKEQ, encoded by the coding sequence ATGGCTATTGTAGATGTAACGGTGATACCCCTTGGAACGGAATCTCCTAGTGTAAGTAAGTTTGTTGCAAGTGTCCAAAAGGTTTTAAGAAAATATGAGAGTGAAGGGAAAATTCGCTTCCAACTAACACCAATGAACACGATTATTGAAGGCGAACTACCTATGTTGTTTGAAGTAATTCAAGCCATGCATGAAGTACCGTTTAATGAGGGAATTCAACGGGTTGCAACAACAATTCGAATTGATGATCGAAGAGATATTGCAAATCGAAAAATGGAAGAAAAAGTTGAAAGAGTTTTGGATCTTTTAAAAGAACAATAA
- a CDS encoding M14 family metallocarboxypeptidase has translation MEIFNSSFTYDSKWLDATIANMKKTYPFISIGSIGNSVLGKPIHEIKIGKGTKKIHMNASFHANEWITTMTLMSLLNSYLLSFKTESAIQDFDAKFFYENVELSVVPMVNPDGVDLVLNGPPLEYKEEIMKINNDSGDFIHWKANIRGVDLNKQFPAKWEAVKENGQAPDKPSLRDYPGNVPLSEPEAIAMANLVRNNHFDYILAFHTQGEEFYWGYEGFEPPESAIMAKRLEQVSGYKAIQYIDSHAGFKDWFIQEFKRPGFTIELGKGINPLPLSQFTKIVKSAEMLFLAALYL, from the coding sequence ATGGAGATTTTTAATAGCAGTTTTACTTATGACTCGAAGTGGCTTGATGCTACAATTGCAAATATGAAAAAAACATATCCATTTATATCAATTGGATCAATTGGCAATAGTGTTTTAGGTAAGCCGATCCATGAAATTAAAATTGGAAAAGGTACGAAAAAAATCCATATGAATGCTTCTTTCCATGCCAATGAATGGATTACTACAATGACGTTGATGAGTTTGCTAAATAGCTATTTGCTCTCTTTTAAAACTGAATCTGCCATCCAAGATTTTGATGCAAAATTTTTTTATGAAAATGTAGAATTATCAGTTGTTCCTATGGTTAATCCTGACGGGGTTGATTTAGTCCTAAACGGTCCACCACTTGAATATAAAGAAGAGATTATGAAAATCAATAATGACAGTGGTGATTTCATACATTGGAAAGCAAACATTCGTGGTGTAGATTTGAATAAACAATTTCCAGCGAAATGGGAGGCTGTCAAAGAAAACGGGCAAGCACCTGATAAGCCATCTTTAAGGGACTATCCAGGAAATGTCCCTTTATCAGAGCCAGAGGCAATTGCAATGGCTAACTTGGTAAGAAATAATCATTTTGATTATATATTAGCCTTTCACACTCAGGGAGAGGAATTTTATTGGGGATACGAAGGATTTGAACCTCCAGAATCAGCGATAATGGCGAAAAGGTTGGAACAGGTAAGTGGTTATAAAGCCATTCAGTATATAGATAGTCATGCAGGATTTAAGGACTGGTTTATACAGGAATTTAAGCGCCCAGGCTTTACAATTGAGCTCGGAAAGGGGATAAATCCTTTACCTTTATCCCAATTCACTAAAATAGTAAAAAGCGCAGAAATGCTTTTTTTAGCTGCTCTTTATTTATAG
- a CDS encoding MBL fold metallo-hydrolase produces MKWSQIPLGVMQTNCYIIENTEGSCIIFDPGSEGKRLIRWLTKKNLQPCAIFLTHAHFDHIGAVDEIRANYKIPVYIHEFEEDWLSNPSLNGSQYFTSKSLLRINPADVLLTKEEQKIMGDFTFSIIETPGHSPGSVSYYFQNEGFVVSGDVLFKGSIGRTDLKKGNNAQLLASIHDKLLTMPEETVVLPGHGPTTTIIEEMDSNPFLNGF; encoded by the coding sequence ATGAAATGGTCTCAAATCCCTTTAGGAGTAATGCAAACTAATTGTTACATAATTGAAAATACAGAAGGGTCTTGTATTATTTTTGATCCAGGAAGCGAAGGAAAAAGACTCATTAGATGGCTTACAAAAAAAAATTTACAACCATGTGCTATTTTCTTAACTCATGCTCATTTTGATCATATAGGTGCGGTTGATGAAATTAGGGCTAATTATAAAATTCCAGTTTATATTCATGAATTTGAGGAAGATTGGCTGTCTAATCCATCTTTAAACGGATCCCAGTATTTCACGTCTAAAAGTTTACTTCGAATTAATCCTGCAGATGTTCTTTTGACAAAAGAAGAGCAAAAAATAATGGGGGACTTTACATTTTCCATAATTGAAACACCGGGGCATTCACCTGGAAGTGTCTCCTACTATTTTCAAAATGAAGGATTTGTTGTTTCTGGTGATGTACTATTTAAAGGTAGTATTGGCCGTACAGATTTGAAGAAAGGCAATAATGCTCAACTGCTTGCTAGCATCCATGACAAACTTTTAACTATGCCTGAAGAAACCGTCGTCCTACCTGGACATGGGCCTACTACAACAATTATTGAAGAAATGGATAGCAATCCTTTTCTAAATGGATTTTAA